The stretch of DNA CGTCGATACCGGTTCCCCAACCATTTGAGAATCCGGGGAAGACAGCGTCGATGTTTGACGGCAAGGTTCCGGGGTATCCGGGTTCACCAGGCAGCGGCGGCAGCGGCTCATCGTCGGTTGTGACGTACATCAGCAAGTTGCCAACCAATTCGGTGATTTCACCAGCCAAGAAGCCCAAGACCGGATCTGAGGTCAAGACAGAACCGAATTCTGTGGATCCAGCAACTCCGGCACCGGCGAACGAGATGATGCCCGTTCCGGGGACCAAAGTGAAGGAGGCTACAGGAGTACCATCGACCCAAGTCGAAGCATCACCGGAGTTGTAGTTTCCAGTTCCCGCTGCGGCGGGATCAATGTTGTCAACATAGAAGTTGACGGTCACTGCAGTCAGTGCGACTTGGAAGTTGTTGTTGTCGACGACGTTGAACATCACGCCCATTGCGTCAACAGTGGCTGTCAATTCCAGGAAGGAAAGACCTCCACCAACGCCTGTTCCGCTGATCGGCGGGATAAGCGGGGAGTATGCATTGGTCGGGCCAGTCAAGTAGCTTGTCGCCACAACGCCACCGACGGTGTGAACGGCATCGCCATTGGTGGCATTGCCAGCACCGAGGTGGTTCGACGCAACCGCACCCGAGAACGTGAGGCGGGTGATGTCGGTGACATCGTTGTAGGTATTACCATTTCCGTTGGCGTTATCGAAAACGCTAAAGTTCATGTCGACGGGGCTGTTGAAGCCAATCCCGAATTGGGCTTGGGCTTTCGTTCCGGGCATCAACAAAGCAGCTGCGACCAAGCTGGCCACGAAAAGTGATTTCTTCATTTTTCAAACCTTAAGTTGCTAGTTTTTTAAGTAATTGAGCGGCCAGATCATCTGGCAACTCGATGCAAAATCGTGTCTCTGTTTACTACTGTTCGATTTGCGAAAAAACTAGCCGACGCGGGGCGGTCGGAACAGCCGGTCCACATGTGGCGGGGGCCGTGAGGTTTGAGAAGCGATGGCCAAGCGGGCCGTTAGTTGATTTTGTGAGACTTCCACCGGTAATAGCAGTCCGGCGATCGGCATAGGGGACCCGGTCCCACTCACTGAGGGGGTGCCAATTCCAGAACTGACATCCATAGTGCCCTTGACGGCCAAGGGGCCGAACATTTGCAGCAGGGCTTCGGGAGTTACCGGTTTACGTGGGGTGTCAGCCGTTGCGGCGGACGAACCCGATTGGCCCGAATCGACGAGGCACAGATCGGGCACTTGAGTGACATCAGTGATATAACCGGCGCGAGCATTCGACGACAGGCCCGTTAAGAGGGCCATGCAGCCGAGAATCAGAACCCAATTGTAGGCTCTCCGTCGCATGTTCATTCCGGTAATTCTGTAGTTGTCAGTCATCAATGGGGGCCAGAAATGTCGTTGACATAAGTGCAACACCCATCACTACTCTCCAATTTACGGAGATCTGCCTATCGGTGTCAACAAAAAAAACTCTATTTTGGGAGTTTTTTCTGTTTACCTAAAACTCGCAGTTTAGGGTGGAGATTCTGCGATATTTGGTCGACATACCGCAGAAATGCAGCCCCAACGCAGCAGGTGCTTGGGGAGGGGCGAGAGGTCCATTGGGAATTTTGCCGAAACACTGGCCATCACGGGCTCCGAAAGGGCGTCCAAGACGCACTCTGGCTGTTTTTGGCCCAATCTGCAGCTCAATAACCGTGCTGGTGATTCACGAAATCATCATGATTTCGTGTTGAGAAAACAGGGGCGAGGCTTCGTCTGGATAGCTGCCTCTGCCCCTGTCGCTTTCTTATTTTTTCTCGACCTCTAGGCCCAAGTCGTGGACGAGTTGGTCATGCGCTTCGATTTCACGAGGATGCAGGTTGTGGGGGGTGAATCCCAGTTTGCGCGCTTGCAACATGGTCCGTTTTGCTTCAGAAAAATCGCCGGCCAGCAAATAGGCTTGCGCGAGGTGGTAGTACATCGATTTGTTGTTGGACGTTGATTTGACCGCGATTTTCAGGTCGTTAATCGCTGCGGTCGCGTCTCCTTGAATCATATGAATTGTCGCACGCGTGTCGAGGAATTCGGGCACCGGACCGCGAACCGCAATGGCTTCATTAATCAAATTCAGGGCTCTCTCGGTGTTTTGTTCATTGCCGGTACTCATGGCGAGCAACCAAGCGAGGTTGTTGTTCGCTAGCACATTTTTGGGATCTTGTTTGAGAATCAGATCATAAGCGGCGATGGCTTCGCTATCGAGTTCTTGGTAGTCCCGTAACGTGGCAAGCTGCAGCTTGAGGGGAATCGAGTTTGGGTCTTGGGCCACGGCCTGGTCCACACTTTGGGCGACACGACGAACCTCTTCAGGCGTAGCGAACCCAGTGCGTAGTAGCGCGACTTTCAAGGCAATCAATTGGGCAACAGGGATACTGCCGTCATCAAGTTGGTCACAAATCTCGAGTGCTTCAGAAATGCGTTTCTGTCGGCCATAAAAGCTAGCCAGGGCAAATTTGGCAGTTGGTTTTCGCGACAGTTGTACATAGTCGCGGTAGATTTCTTCAGCTTTCTTGATGACAGCTTCGTTGGCAGCGGAAATTTCCTCGCCTGCCAGGGTCTCCAATATTTTAGCGATCGCTAATGTTTCTTCGGCGAATAAATCTCCCCGTGCGACGACCTTGCCTGTGAACGCAGCGGCGAGACGGGCGGCTTCTGCCGGCTTTTTATCTTTGTAAAGTTCGCGGGCGTTTTTCAGCACCTCGGGAGCTTGGCGATCGTCTGTTGACTTTACGAATTTTTCGAAGACGTCAAGCAATTCTTCGGTCGGCTGGGGATCGGCCTTGTAGAGTGTGCCGATCTGCATGGCTAAATCGAGGTCGTACTTGGGGGGCGGATGGTTGTCTAAAAAGTCTGTGAGCTCCTGCACAGCAGCTTCTGTATCATCGTTGGCCATTTCCATACGGGCTTTGATCATGGCCAACGTCATCGAACCGGGCGCGATTTGCTCCAACCGTGAAATGAAGGGAGCGGCATCTCGTTGTTGGTTTTGGCTGATCAATCCATCAATGTATTCGGCAAGGTATTTTTCCGAATCCGGGGCGGCATCTACCAAATTGAGCAGTTGACTTTTAGCAGCATCCCAGTTGCCGCGCATCTGGTACAGCTTGGCCAAGACGAATCGTTCCTGCAGATTCATTTGACCAGCGGCATCAATTTCGTTGAGAATTTCAATCACTTGTTTTTGTGCGTCTTGCGTAGCATGGCGATTCAAGATTTCCATTTTGACGCGCAAATCTCTGAGATCGTGTGACTCGACGAGGTTTTCATCGATAAGCTTCACAGCATTTAAGCTTTCCTGGTAGACGTTTGTCGTCCCTAGTAGTAATGCTTTTCGTCGGCGGGCGGATTTGACGAATGGTTCGTCAAATTCCGATTTGCGCTTGAGGATTTTGTCCAGGTAGATCAACGCCTTTTCACGTTGTCCGGTTTTTGCATACAGATTGGCGGCGACGCTGTATAAGCTTGGGTTTTTCTCGTCGATAGAGAGGGCCGTGTTAACGGCTTGTTCGGCAGCCTCGGCATTTTTCAGGCTGACGTAGTAGTCAATCATTTCGCCCAGCAGAATGCTATCGGTGGGGCGTTGGCTGAGTGCGGCTTCGTATTCGCTGGTCGCTAAGTCCAGGTTTCCGACGGCGCGATACATTCTGGCTAACAGTGCATGATTGTCTTCACTGCCCAGGTTGGTTTTTGCTTTCTCGACTTCCAGCACCGCATCCTCGCGGCGGTTGGCCTCCAGCAGGTAAGCGATCAGTGCCAGACGTGCTTTGGGATCCTGAGGAGCGATTTCAACCGCTTTGCGGAAATGCGGCTCGATTTCAGTGTCTTTGTCGACGCGTTTTTTGCTGCGCGCCTCCATCAGATTGATTTGCCCGATGCGGAGGTGATAATTGGCGTTGTTCTCCTGGTCGGGTGAGATTTTCTTGAGGAGGTCAATGGCGTCAGCATAGTCCCCGAGTTGCATGAACGCCTGTGCTCCGTATGCTCCCAGGCGGTTGCCCGAGCCGGACCCGTTACCCGGCGTGAGCACTTCGGGTTTGCGGATTTGTACGCGATTGACGATTCTGCGAATCTCATCGTTCCGGTTGTATTTAGAAAGCAACGGAATGAGTTGATCCAAGACGAGGGAGTTGTACTCGCCCAGGTCGACGGCAATCAAAAAGTTATCAATAGCTGCTTGTTCATTGCCCAAAGCAAGTTCCACGCGTCCCAATACGGCTAGGATTTCGGTGTCTCGCGGCTGCTTGCTCTTGGCGGCGAGTAACAATTTTCGAACGCGCTGCAGTTGCGCAATAAGTTTCTCATCAGTTACAGTCATCTGTTGATTGGTCAATTGCCGTTGCTGGAATTCAATTTCAAGCAACATCGCGTTCGCTTCAGCAAAATCACCATTCGGTCCGCCGGCGCCTTCAATTTTGCGGATTTCTGCGGCGATGTGCTTCGCATCTTTGAGTAGACCCTCGTATTGAGTACGCAGTTCAGCCAACTTGTCAGCCGGGAGGTCGGGTTGAACATTGCTGAGCAGAAACTTGGATTCGGTTAGTACCAATTGCAACAAGAACTGTTGGAACTCCAAGTTGAATGGTTTGGTGTCAACGATTTTTTGCCAATAGTTGCGCGTGTTCTCGATGGATCCGAGGCTTAGATTGGCCATACCGAGACCTCTCCAAAGCTGGATTTTCTCCTCGTCGCTCATGTCGCCCAGGTCGTCTCCCAAAGCGTTGATTTGCTTGAGGGCTTCGGCCTTGTCTTCATCATCAGCGTGCAGAAGAGCTATTGCGTTGGCACGCGTTGCGAGCAGGACGGGGGTGGGGCCGAATATTGCATCCGCTTCGTCTAAGATTTTTAGGGCTTCAGCCTGTGTGCTTCGTTTCTTCTCTTCATCCTTATCCAGCGACCCTCGCAGGAATTGCACACTCGCCAATTCCGACCAGTACGTCGGTTCCTCGGGTTGTTGCTCGATGGCCTCGCGGAGCAATGTCTCGGCTTCATTGAGCGCTAGCTTGGCTTGTTCAGGTTTGGTGTCGCTCAATTCCGAAACATTGTTTTTATAAGTATGAACATACGCCGTTTTTACGGTGGTCCAATCCGGCGAGAATTTGCGGCCCGTTTTATCAAGCAGGTCGAGAATTCTAGTCATCTGTTTACGAACCGCATCCCATTTGCGGCTCTGTACGGGACGATTCTGCATTTGATGGATGTAAAGTCGAGCGAGCTGAGACGCGACTCCATCCACAGACATACTTGTCAGGTTCAAATCCTCAATCGCCTCGTCGGCACGTCCGGCCCGCGCCAAGGCGTTGGCAAGTTGGACTCGTACCGCAATCATCAGTGGATTGAGTTCCTTGGCGCGTTCCAAGGCACGCAGTTGCAATTGCAAATTGCCGGTTTGGCCATAAGCGGTGGCCAACATCATGTTGATTCTGAGAGAGAGAAGATTGTTATCCAGCAATTCTTCTCGCGCTTCGACCAAAGCAGGAATCGCTTTCCCCCAGTCCTGTTGTTCGTAGAGCTGCAGAGCCTGCAGAAAATCGACGTGACTGCCGGGAGCATTACGTTCTTTTAAAGAGGTGAAGGCGTCTTCTAATTCTTGGTTCTTACCGGCGGAATCGGGACCTTCCTCCCAATACTTGGCCAGGATCATTTGTTCGGCCAATTCCAACCGCAAACGTAATTCTTCGTTCGTTGGGAATCGCAGTCCCTCGGGGATTTGGGCCAAACCATCTTTGAGGTATTGAATCGGAGCCGTAAGGTCCCGTTCAGCGAGCGGTTTTGAAAATTGTAACGACTGTTGGTTTTTCGACAGCAATAAGTAGCTGGTCAGGTTGGATGGTTGGCGCTCAAGGACCGTGGTGGCGAATTGGTGCGCCTTTTCCCGGTATTTCTTTGCGGTCTCGCGGTCTCCATGTTCGTTGGCATACCTGGCGGAGGTTGAGTAAATTCTTGAGGCAACCAGAAACGGTTCGATTTCCTTCTCCGGGGAATCGATTGTCTCGTCGATACTTTGCTCGGGTTGCGCGATCAAGGATTCCAGTTGCTTGACTGAATCTTCGATGTCGTTTCTGGCTTTCTCCAGGTCGGCATCGCGGAGTGCGTCGTTGTCAGCTGTTTCGCTACTTTCTTGTTCCAGGACGGCTCTGGTGAAAAAGGCCTGATAGGCAGGCTTGCCGTTTGCCACCATTTTTTCACCAAGCCGTGCGATTACTTCGTCGACGGTCACTCCCGTTCTTCCAGAAGGATCATACCCCTGGTAAGGGACTTCGCGCGGGTGATCTCGGATGACCAAGATCAGGTTTTTGTAAGCCTCGACCATACTGGGGTCCAGCGCGATGGCCTCGTCAAATGCGCTGGCGGCTTGTTTCCATTCTTGTAGTTGGGCGGCACAAATTCCGGCCCACAATTTTAATTCCGCGTCATTGTCATTTTCGCTGTTTTCATCATTTTTGAGCTCATCGTTGAGTTCTTCGATGTCCTTCGCAGCGATTTTGATCAGGCTGGTTTCTCTCGTCAAAGCTCCGACATTCATGGCCACTTTAATGGAGCGGCGGCGGAGAGCTTGGTATTGTTCGGCAACTTCATCTGTCGCGGTACCCGCTTCAATCGCGGATTCCAATTTGCGCAGAGCTGCATTGATACGCTCGTGCACTTTCCGTCGGGAACCGGGGGCGGTTTGGAATTCATCAGAGGACTTGGCGTACAGCAACCAAGCTTCGTGATCTTCTGTTTCCAGTTGCAGGTACTGCCCGAGGTAACGGATCGCATCTCGGCGTTTTTGTGCAGCTTGTTTTTCCAGCTTTTCCAGTTTCTCGCCTTCGGCCGACTGCGCGGCGGTTTCGTCAGCCTTTGCCTCGTCCAACAAGCGGACGGCGCGGTCATATAGGTCGCTTGCGTTTCGGTCGACCATCACACCGTGCACGAGATGAATCACGGTCCCTGAAACCAACAGCGCAACCGCCAAGATCAAAACCAGTCGTCCATTGACACGTCCATGACGTGTCTGGTGCGAAGTCGATTCAATTCCGAGAATTTGAGTTTTCATTTGCAGTCCAACCTGGCTTGAATTTGTTGCCGACATGCGGCCGTTTTTTTGAAGGGATCTCTCTGGTGATTCGCATCATTCGAATTCGAGCGGTCCGTCAACAGTCTCTGCCCCGTTTATGACTCGTGCCCCATTGATTCTTCTTAGTACTACTGTGTGCAGTCAGAAATCGGTGGATGAGTCCCCAG from Symmachiella dynata encodes:
- a CDS encoding PEP-CTERM sorting domain-containing protein, translated to MKKSLFVASLVAAALLMPGTKAQAQFGIGFNSPVDMNFSVFDNANGNGNTYNDVTDITRLTFSGAVASNHLGAGNATNGDAVHTVGGVVATSYLTGPTNAYSPLIPPISGTGVGGGLSFLELTATVDAMGVMFNVVDNNNFQVALTAVTVNFYVDNIDPAAAGTGNYNSGDASTWVDGTPVASFTLVPGTGIISFAGAGVAGSTEFGSVLTSDPVLGFLAGEITELVGNLLMYVTTDDEPLPPLPGEPGYPGTLPSNIDAVFPGFSNGWGTGIDVQAAIDGSSTFEVVPEPSSFVLLSLGGVALVGVAARRRRNAKKAA
- a CDS encoding tetratricopeptide repeat protein; amino-acid sequence: MKTQILGIESTSHQTRHGRVNGRLVLILAVALLVSGTVIHLVHGVMVDRNASDLYDRAVRLLDEAKADETAAQSAEGEKLEKLEKQAAQKRRDAIRYLGQYLQLETEDHEAWLLYAKSSDEFQTAPGSRRKVHERINAALRKLESAIEAGTATDEVAEQYQALRRRSIKVAMNVGALTRETSLIKIAAKDIEELNDELKNDENSENDNDAELKLWAGICAAQLQEWKQAASAFDEAIALDPSMVEAYKNLILVIRDHPREVPYQGYDPSGRTGVTVDEVIARLGEKMVANGKPAYQAFFTRAVLEQESSETADNDALRDADLEKARNDIEDSVKQLESLIAQPEQSIDETIDSPEKEIEPFLVASRIYSTSARYANEHGDRETAKKYREKAHQFATTVLERQPSNLTSYLLLSKNQQSLQFSKPLAERDLTAPIQYLKDGLAQIPEGLRFPTNEELRLRLELAEQMILAKYWEEGPDSAGKNQELEDAFTSLKERNAPGSHVDFLQALQLYEQQDWGKAIPALVEAREELLDNNLLSLRINMMLATAYGQTGNLQLQLRALERAKELNPLMIAVRVQLANALARAGRADEAIEDLNLTSMSVDGVASQLARLYIHQMQNRPVQSRKWDAVRKQMTRILDLLDKTGRKFSPDWTTVKTAYVHTYKNNVSELSDTKPEQAKLALNEAETLLREAIEQQPEEPTYWSELASVQFLRGSLDKDEEKKRSTQAEALKILDEADAIFGPTPVLLATRANAIALLHADDEDKAEALKQINALGDDLGDMSDEEKIQLWRGLGMANLSLGSIENTRNYWQKIVDTKPFNLEFQQFLLQLVLTESKFLLSNVQPDLPADKLAELRTQYEGLLKDAKHIAAEIRKIEGAGGPNGDFAEANAMLLEIEFQQRQLTNQQMTVTDEKLIAQLQRVRKLLLAAKSKQPRDTEILAVLGRVELALGNEQAAIDNFLIAVDLGEYNSLVLDQLIPLLSKYNRNDEIRRIVNRVQIRKPEVLTPGNGSGSGNRLGAYGAQAFMQLGDYADAIDLLKKISPDQENNANYHLRIGQINLMEARSKKRVDKDTEIEPHFRKAVEIAPQDPKARLALIAYLLEANRREDAVLEVEKAKTNLGSEDNHALLARMYRAVGNLDLATSEYEAALSQRPTDSILLGEMIDYYVSLKNAEAAEQAVNTALSIDEKNPSLYSVAANLYAKTGQREKALIYLDKILKRKSEFDEPFVKSARRRKALLLGTTNVYQESLNAVKLIDENLVESHDLRDLRVKMEILNRHATQDAQKQVIEILNEIDAAGQMNLQERFVLAKLYQMRGNWDAAKSQLLNLVDAAPDSEKYLAEYIDGLISQNQQRDAAPFISRLEQIAPGSMTLAMIKARMEMANDDTEAAVQELTDFLDNHPPPKYDLDLAMQIGTLYKADPQPTEELLDVFEKFVKSTDDRQAPEVLKNARELYKDKKPAEAARLAAAFTGKVVARGDLFAEETLAIAKILETLAGEEISAANEAVIKKAEEIYRDYVQLSRKPTAKFALASFYGRQKRISEALEICDQLDDGSIPVAQLIALKVALLRTGFATPEEVRRVAQSVDQAVAQDPNSIPLKLQLATLRDYQELDSEAIAAYDLILKQDPKNVLANNNLAWLLAMSTGNEQNTERALNLINEAIAVRGPVPEFLDTRATIHMIQGDATAAINDLKIAVKSTSNNKSMYYHLAQAYLLAGDFSEAKRTMLQARKLGFTPHNLHPREIEAHDQLVHDLGLEVEKK